The following proteins are encoded in a genomic region of Acidobacteriota bacterium:
- a CDS encoding class I SAM-dependent methyltransferase → MSATLTNNLDIAEQHGREVASGERFEFGKNWNAFLSVLNDERIATAVESLRAMLEVETLEGKSFLDIGSGSGLFSLAARKLGARVHSFDFDSNSFACTQELRNRYFANDPNWRVEQGSALDAEYVASLGTFDVVYSWGVLHHTGEMWRALENAVIPTTAGGKLFIAIYNDTGSQARRWHWIKKTYCRLPGVLKTPFAVAVTLPDELKKIAASIVTLKPISYVHSWTKYKNGRGMNRWHDIIDWVGGYPYEVATVDEIFEFYKERGFTLKKITTGGVGLGCNEFVFERITKNG, encoded by the coding sequence ATGAGTGCCACATTGACCAATAATTTAGACATAGCCGAACAACACGGCCGCGAGGTCGCTAGCGGCGAGCGGTTCGAGTTCGGCAAGAACTGGAACGCGTTTCTCTCGGTTCTCAATGACGAACGGATCGCGACCGCAGTCGAATCGCTGCGGGCGATGCTCGAGGTCGAAACGCTCGAAGGCAAGTCGTTCCTCGACATCGGTTCGGGCAGCGGACTATTTTCGCTGGCGGCCAGGAAACTCGGGGCCCGCGTTCATTCGTTCGATTTTGACAGCAATTCGTTTGCGTGTACGCAGGAACTCCGGAACCGCTATTTCGCGAACGACCCGAACTGGCGTGTCGAACAAGGCTCGGCACTTGATGCTGAATATGTCGCTTCGTTAGGCACATTCGACGTCGTCTATTCGTGGGGCGTGCTGCATCACACGGGCGAGATGTGGCGTGCGTTAGAGAATGCCGTCATTCCGACGACCGCCGGAGGAAAGCTCTTCATCGCGATCTACAACGACACGGGAAGTCAGGCACGTCGCTGGCATTGGATAAAGAAAACCTATTGCAGACTGCCGGGCGTTCTGAAAACCCCATTCGCCGTCGCTGTTACCTTGCCCGATGAACTAAAGAAGATCGCGGCCAGCATTGTCACGCTCAAACCGATTAGTTATGTCCATTCGTGGACCAAATACAAAAACGGCCGCGGCATGAACCGCTGGCACGACATCATCGATTGGGTCGGCGGCTATCCATACGAGGTCGCGACCGTCGATGAGATCTTCGAATTCTATAAGGAACGCGGATTCACGCTTAAGAAGATAACCACCGGCGGAGTTGGCCTGGGGTGTAACGAGTTCGTATTTGAAAGAATAACTAAAAACGGGTAG
- a CDS encoding YdcF family protein: MDLRLKITIAFLILIAAWAFIAPWLAARLIVERPLERADAIIVLSGSYVYKERTRKAADLYKRGIAPLIFITNDGERGGWLKNEQTNVAYVELEQRELAAAGVPAEAVIVLTEIVAGTDEEAKVLAKNLDTYSIRSVVVVTSAYHSRRSLWTFDRILAGTGVAIGIEHAGMTDRTPNPNYWWLQLRGWQFVAGEYVKSAVYYAYYK; this comes from the coding sequence ATGGACTTGCGACTTAAGATAACGATTGCCTTTTTGATCCTTATTGCGGCGTGGGCCTTCATTGCTCCGTGGCTTGCCGCCCGGCTGATCGTCGAACGGCCGCTCGAAAGGGCGGACGCGATCATCGTCCTAAGCGGTTCGTATGTCTACAAAGAACGAACCCGAAAGGCAGCGGATCTGTATAAACGCGGCATTGCTCCACTAATTTTTATCACGAACGACGGCGAACGCGGTGGTTGGTTAAAGAATGAGCAGACAAATGTCGCGTACGTCGAACTAGAACAACGTGAATTGGCCGCTGCCGGTGTTCCGGCGGAAGCGGTCATAGTGTTGACCGAAATTGTCGCGGGCACGGACGAAGAAGCAAAGGTACTCGCAAAAAATCTCGATACGTATTCGATCAGATCGGTCGTTGTAGTGACATCCGCGTACCATTCGCGGCGTTCACTGTGGACCTTCGACCGCATTCTAGCAGGCACCGGCGTCGCTATCGGCATCGAGCACGCCGGAATGACCGACCGGACACCGAATCCGAACTACTGGTGGCTGCAGCTTCGCGGGTGGCAGTTCGTGGCGGGCGAATATGTGAAATCGGCGGTCTATTACGCCTATTATAAGTAG
- a CDS encoding glycosyltransferase, whose translation MSKSDLEKRSVAGEELRGRDILCFSHDWTGDPLSKTHLMRVLSKDNRILWINAIANRMPTTSSKDMSRIVKKLKAFVEPVREVEPNIFVLNPLAFPSYGNTSILKINQSFLARQVKKAMRRLGMHDAVNMVFNPAAGMIAGRLGESELIYYCVDEYTAFTGASNGLKAVEDSLFKRADLVIVSAENLLDKKRHFNSNTSLIRHGTDWRHFRTALDPSLAIPAEVADLPRPIIGFHGLLADWVDYELIKKTAEHFSGGSVVLIGKIAVDAEQKVKILNGVPNIHFLGRKPYAELPAYCKTFDVALNPFAINELTLAANPLKVREYLAAGLPVVSTDIPEVHVLPDCLVGIDHADFIAKIEAALANPKPRDVVSDAIAHESWESKVDELRMLICQNRLRDPAANNSASNEPDAKDGLAT comes from the coding sequence ATGAGCAAATCTGATCTTGAGAAACGATCTGTCGCGGGGGAAGAACTTCGCGGCCGCGACATCCTGTGTTTTTCGCACGACTGGACCGGTGATCCGCTCTCGAAAACGCACCTTATGCGGGTGCTTTCGAAGGATAACCGCATCCTTTGGATCAACGCCATCGCCAACCGGATGCCGACTACGTCATCAAAAGACATGTCGCGCATTGTCAAAAAACTCAAAGCATTTGTCGAACCGGTCCGCGAGGTCGAACCGAATATTTTTGTGCTCAATCCGCTTGCGTTCCCGTCGTACGGCAACACCTCGATCCTCAAGATCAATCAGAGTTTTCTTGCCCGCCAGGTCAAAAAGGCGATGCGGAGACTCGGTATGCATGATGCCGTCAATATGGTCTTTAATCCCGCCGCCGGAATGATCGCCGGACGATTGGGCGAAAGCGAGCTGATCTATTATTGCGTCGACGAATACACGGCATTTACCGGAGCGTCGAACGGGTTGAAAGCTGTCGAGGACAGCTTGTTCAAACGGGCCGATCTGGTGATCGTGTCGGCAGAAAATCTGCTCGATAAGAAAAGACATTTCAACTCGAACACGTCTCTCATCCGCCACGGCACCGACTGGCGGCATTTTCGTACGGCACTGGATCCGTCGCTTGCCATTCCGGCCGAAGTCGCCGATCTGCCTCGGCCGATCATTGGCTTTCACGGGCTGCTCGCTGATTGGGTCGATTATGAGCTGATCAAAAAGACGGCCGAGCATTTCAGCGGCGGTTCGGTCGTGCTGATCGGCAAGATAGCGGTCGATGCCGAGCAGAAGGTTAAAATACTCAACGGCGTCCCGAACATCCACTTCCTCGGCCGCAAGCCGTATGCCGAACTGCCGGCATATTGCAAGACATTCGATGTCGCGCTCAATCCGTTTGCGATCAACGAACTGACGCTGGCAGCCAACCCGCTCAAGGTTCGAGAGTATTTGGCTGCCGGGCTGCCGGTTGTTTCGACTGATATTCCTGAAGTTCATGTTCTCCCTGATTGCCTCGTTGGAATCGATCATGCCGATTTTATTGCCAAGATCGAAGCTGCTCTCGCTAACCCAAAACCGCGCGACGTCGTCAGCGACGCTATTGCCCACGAGAGTTGGGAATCGAAGGTTGATGAACTTCGCATGCTGATCTGTCAGAACCGCCTGCGTGACCCCGCGGCAAATAACTCCGCATCTAATGAGCCGGACGCCAAGGATGGACTTGCGACTTAA
- a CDS encoding GNAT family N-acetyltransferase: MYKFQIITEPPNGELLARWNDLLQDALFASHYVTPDFFVDPFAGKGERFAVLALLDERVDAVVTGIRSGKKIASGMAVRPQTAFRHGIDRGSAARALVDGMRAFAGPNVGLFTFHSWEPIEGLEDAGYSHLEAEDAGRVVMLDLSKGPDALFKEFSERRRTDLRKTMKLGLVQVKRLETEAELAELYEIHKDWNTRKGFAPDAFEAFQDILHSKHRAVFIALTEGKIIAGTFLRFCEGGVIEYAANNSLGDHQKLRPNEILGWRAIEWACSAGFAKFSLGASHTFLSRFGGELVSSHRYQFDRTFLKRHQTRERAERMAVKAYQSLPENMRKRIKAVTA; this comes from the coding sequence ATGTACAAATTTCAAATTATTACCGAGCCGCCCAATGGAGAGTTACTCGCCCGGTGGAATGATCTTCTGCAGGATGCTCTATTTGCGTCGCATTACGTAACTCCGGATTTCTTCGTGGATCCGTTCGCCGGGAAAGGCGAACGGTTCGCCGTCTTGGCGTTGCTGGACGAACGGGTCGATGCAGTTGTTACCGGAATAAGATCCGGTAAAAAGATCGCCTCGGGAATGGCTGTTCGTCCGCAAACCGCATTTCGGCACGGCATCGACCGCGGTTCGGCCGCAAGGGCACTGGTGGACGGAATGAGAGCATTTGCCGGCCCGAATGTCGGGCTATTCACCTTTCACAGCTGGGAACCGATCGAGGGGTTGGAGGACGCAGGTTACTCACACCTTGAGGCTGAAGACGCGGGCCGAGTCGTGATGCTTGACCTTTCAAAGGGTCCCGATGCGTTATTCAAGGAGTTCTCCGAACGCCGACGCACCGACCTGCGCAAGACGATGAAGCTGGGACTCGTACAGGTAAAACGGCTCGAAACTGAGGCCGAACTCGCCGAGCTGTATGAGATACACAAAGATTGGAATACACGCAAAGGCTTCGCCCCCGACGCATTTGAGGCATTTCAGGATATTTTGCATTCCAAGCACCGAGCGGTATTTATTGCCTTGACCGAAGGAAAGATCATCGCCGGGACCTTTCTCAGATTTTGCGAAGGAGGCGTTATCGAATATGCGGCGAACAACTCGCTTGGTGATCATCAGAAGCTGCGGCCGAACGAGATCTTAGGGTGGCGTGCAATAGAATGGGCCTGTTCGGCGGGATTTGCAAAATTCAGTCTTGGAGCGTCGCACACATTTCTATCGCGATTTGGCGGGGAACTCGTTTCGTCGCATCGTTATCAATTCGACCGTACATTTCTCAAGCGACACCAGACACGCGAAAGGGCCGAGCGAATGGCAGTCAAAGCATATCAGTCGCTGCCTGAAAATATGCGAAAACGGATAAAAGCGGTTACTGCATGA
- the asnB gene encoding asparagine synthase (glutamine-hydrolyzing) — protein MCGINGIAFTTRSGREVSADVLTRMRDILHHRGPDDGGIFVDKNIGLGHRRLAIVDPKHGIQPMFSADRNVAIVYNGEVYNHADYRDELIADGYKFQNHSDTETILHLYEKHGRDCVEYLRGMFAFAIWDSGKQELFIARDRLGVKPFYYVHDRDGNFFFASEIKALLEAGAVKAEINFNALPDQFANHGTSGDETLYAGVKRLLPGHTLTWSDGKLDIREFWDLSYEPKHDARSDAEYIDEWRELFRRSVELRLMADVPLGMFLSGGIDSSAIAAMMSTMVNEPIKTFSVAFSERDANELEYARLVAKTFSTDHHEITITPEQFFEALPNLVWHEDEPIGFLASVPLYFVSKLAAEHVKVVLTGEGADEMMAGYGRYPKALQLLNYGEKYESITPSFLRDAVRGGVATLPGGIATKLERTFLTRDADIENLFFDNFGVFPKAMQKQLFSREISEKFENRNPYVRQNAWLEKCDAEDVLDKLLYADTRTYLHELLMKQDQMSMAASIESRVPFLDHRLVEFTARMPREMKLRGSTTKWILREAMKGILPAEIIDRPKMGFPVPVGNWFRGPFKHIVDECVLGKRALARGIFDADFVQALVARHNAGENHDERIWALVNFEIWQRRFFDGTNG, from the coding sequence ATGTGCGGTATTAACGGCATTGCATTTACAACGCGGTCGGGTCGGGAAGTTTCGGCTGACGTCCTGACGCGTATGCGCGACATATTGCACCATCGGGGCCCAGATGACGGCGGGATCTTTGTTGACAAGAACATAGGGCTCGGGCACAGGCGACTCGCGATCGTCGATCCGAAGCACGGGATCCAGCCGATGTTCAGTGCGGACCGCAATGTCGCGATCGTTTACAACGGCGAGGTCTACAACCACGCCGACTATCGCGACGAACTGATCGCCGACGGCTACAAATTTCAAAATCACAGCGATACCGAGACGATCCTTCACCTTTACGAAAAGCACGGCCGCGACTGTGTCGAATATTTACGCGGAATGTTCGCATTTGCGATCTGGGATTCCGGAAAACAAGAGCTTTTTATCGCCCGCGACCGTTTAGGCGTCAAGCCGTTCTATTACGTTCACGACAGAGACGGCAATTTCTTTTTCGCCTCGGAAATAAAGGCTCTACTTGAAGCTGGTGCCGTCAAAGCCGAGATCAATTTCAATGCCTTGCCCGATCAGTTCGCCAACCACGGCACCTCGGGCGACGAGACCCTTTACGCAGGAGTCAAACGGCTTCTGCCCGGCCACACGCTGACATGGAGCGACGGCAAGCTGGACATTCGCGAATTTTGGGATCTCAGCTACGAGCCCAAACATGATGCCCGAAGCGATGCCGAATATATCGACGAATGGCGTGAGCTTTTCCGAAGATCGGTCGAATTGCGGCTGATGGCAGATGTTCCGTTGGGAATGTTCTTGTCGGGCGGGATCGATTCGAGTGCGATCGCCGCAATGATGTCAACGATGGTCAATGAGCCGATCAAGACATTTTCGGTCGCATTCAGCGAGCGGGATGCCAACGAACTCGAATACGCAAGACTCGTTGCGAAGACATTCAGCACCGATCATCACGAGATAACGATCACGCCGGAGCAATTTTTCGAGGCTCTGCCAAACCTAGTTTGGCATGAGGATGAGCCGATCGGGTTTCTCGCGTCGGTGCCGCTCTATTTCGTATCGAAACTCGCCGCGGAACACGTAAAGGTCGTACTCACCGGCGAAGGTGCAGACGAAATGATGGCGGGCTACGGGCGATATCCGAAAGCACTGCAATTATTGAATTACGGCGAAAAGTACGAGTCTATAACGCCGTCGTTCCTTCGGGACGCGGTCCGGGGCGGCGTCGCAACATTGCCCGGCGGCATCGCGACAAAGCTCGAACGGACATTCCTGACACGTGATGCCGATATTGAAAACCTATTCTTTGACAATTTCGGTGTGTTTCCGAAGGCGATGCAGAAGCAATTGTTTAGCCGCGAAATATCCGAAAAATTCGAAAATCGGAATCCATACGTTCGGCAGAACGCCTGGCTCGAAAAATGTGACGCCGAAGACGTTTTAGATAAATTGCTCTATGCCGATACAAGAACGTATCTCCACGAGCTATTGATGAAACAGGATCAGATGTCGATGGCGGCATCGATAGAAAGCCGTGTGCCGTTTCTTGACCACAGGCTGGTCGAGTTTACCGCCCGTATGCCGCGTGAGATGAAACTTCGCGGATCGACGACAAAATGGATACTGCGCGAAGCGATGAAAGGCATTTTACCTGCCGAAATAATTGACAGACCGAAAATGGGCTTTCCGGTTCCGGTCGGCAACTGGTTCCGCGGGCCGTTCAAACATATCGTTGACGAATGTGTGCTCGGTAAACGAGCTCTCGCACGCGGTATTTTTGACGCGGATTTCGTCCAGGCTCTCGTTGCCAGGCACAACGCCGGTGAGAACCATGACGAACGGATCTGGGCTCTGGTCAATTTTGAGATATGGCAACGCCGCTTTTTTGATGGCACGAATGGGTGA
- a CDS encoding glycosyltransferase family 4 protein, with protein MALHVLQLGPYPPPVGGVSRNMLAIRDEILRNGDVCSIIATTKSSDAKIEPDVYHPGSALGLIKQVRALKFDVLHLHVGGELNVRVLALAFACSVLGGNRSVLTVHSGAYPQTEEAKRARPFSIRGMIFRRFSRVIAVNEQIADVFRRFGVTDEKIRVIAPYSLQEPDPFVAIPEELKNFCERHSPVLLAVGGLEPDYDPLFQVAAMKEILALYPNAGLMIVGDGSIRRNVEEAIEKTKFSEHICLAGNVEHAVTLHLIRNADILLRTTLFDGDAISVREALYLGTPVIATDNGSRPRGVVLIENDDRSGLAEAVRTAVSNGKRTVSTQENGNENIAAVVGSYRELL; from the coding sequence ATGGCATTGCATGTGTTACAACTCGGGCCATATCCGCCGCCGGTCGGCGGTGTGAGCCGCAATATGCTTGCGATACGCGACGAAATACTACGTAACGGAGATGTTTGTTCGATCATCGCGACCACAAAAAGCTCAGATGCAAAAATCGAACCTGATGTTTACCACCCGGGCTCGGCATTGGGACTGATCAAGCAGGTGCGGGCGTTGAAATTCGATGTCTTGCATCTCCACGTCGGCGGCGAACTAAACGTCCGCGTGCTTGCACTCGCCTTTGCGTGTTCGGTCCTTGGCGGTAATAGGAGCGTCCTGACGGTCCATTCCGGAGCATATCCTCAGACTGAAGAAGCGAAGCGAGCGCGGCCGTTCTCAATTCGCGGGATGATATTCAGGCGATTTTCCCGTGTCATCGCAGTCAATGAGCAGATTGCCGATGTCTTTCGACGGTTCGGTGTGACCGATGAAAAGATCCGCGTCATTGCACCCTATTCTCTGCAGGAACCGGATCCGTTTGTCGCAATTCCGGAAGAATTGAAGAATTTTTGTGAGAGACATTCACCCGTTCTCCTTGCGGTTGGAGGCCTCGAACCGGATTATGATCCGCTGTTTCAGGTTGCGGCAATGAAAGAGATCTTGGCACTTTATCCAAATGCAGGATTGATGATCGTCGGCGACGGTTCAATCAGACGCAATGTAGAAGAAGCGATCGAGAAGACGAAGTTTTCTGAGCACATTTGCCTAGCCGGAAATGTCGAGCATGCAGTAACGCTGCATCTGATCAGGAACGCTGATATTTTGCTGCGGACGACACTGTTTGACGGCGACGCGATCTCGGTGCGTGAGGCTCTTTATCTGGGTACGCCGGTTATCGCGACGGACAACGGTTCCAGGCCTCGCGGGGTTGTATTGATCGAGAACGATGACCGAAGCGGCCTGGCCGAGGCTGTCCGTACGGCTGTATCAAATGGCAAACGGACGGTTTCGACACAAGAAAACGGCAACGAAAATATCGCAGCCGTCGTTGGTTCGTACAGAGAATTGCTATAG
- a CDS encoding glycosyltransferase: MKKRVLQFIGSFHQGGTERQAVSLARLLHSDATYDVHVATLNKEGILLDEIEVLGLPVIEEFKLTSFYNANFVSQVRLCSSYLRANKIDVVHTHDFYTNVFGMAAATLAGIPVRIASKRETGAMRTPGQDFVEKLAFGRADAIVVNAAAVREHLIERSVSKAKIHVIYNGLDLSRFLTKVADKASIAARFGLPADNDAKFITLVANLRHSVKNIPMLLRAAKTVVRTMPNAHFVIAGEGELGPRLRAISSELGIEENVHFIGGCADVPALLAASDICVLTSTAEGFSNSILEYMAAGKPVVATKVGGAAEAIADGASGYLISSDDDVALAARLKGLLSDAEKAESFGLEGRKIVTEKFSQDSRLAETLKLYGDLLDGRKS, encoded by the coding sequence TTGAAGAAACGCGTACTACAATTTATCGGCAGCTTTCACCAGGGCGGCACTGAACGTCAGGCTGTGTCACTTGCGCGGCTGCTGCATTCTGACGCGACGTACGATGTTCATGTCGCGACGCTTAACAAAGAGGGAATTCTGCTCGACGAGATCGAGGTCCTCGGATTGCCGGTGATCGAAGAATTCAAACTTACTTCGTTTTATAATGCCAATTTTGTAAGTCAAGTGCGTCTATGCTCCTCGTATTTGCGAGCGAATAAGATCGACGTTGTTCACACTCATGATTTTTACACCAATGTGTTCGGCATGGCGGCAGCAACGCTGGCGGGCATTCCTGTTCGTATCGCATCAAAACGCGAGACCGGCGCCATGCGCACGCCGGGGCAGGACTTTGTAGAAAAGCTGGCCTTCGGCCGGGCAGATGCGATCGTTGTAAATGCGGCGGCTGTTCGTGAGCATCTGATCGAACGATCGGTCAGTAAAGCAAAGATCCATGTGATCTACAACGGTCTCGACCTTTCTCGGTTTTTGACGAAGGTCGCTGATAAGGCCTCAATAGCAGCAAGATTTGGCCTGCCGGCAGACAATGATGCTAAATTCATCACGCTCGTCGCCAATCTTCGACATTCGGTCAAGAACATTCCAATGCTGCTCAGGGCAGCGAAAACGGTCGTTCGGACGATGCCGAATGCTCATTTTGTCATAGCGGGCGAAGGTGAACTTGGGCCGCGGCTGAGAGCAATATCTTCTGAGCTCGGAATTGAGGAAAATGTTCATTTTATTGGAGGGTGTGCCGACGTCCCGGCCTTGCTGGCGGCATCGGACATTTGTGTTCTAACATCGACGGCTGAGGGGTTTTCGAATTCGATACTCGAATATATGGCTGCCGGAAAGCCGGTCGTTGCGACCAAGGTCGGTGGTGCTGCCGAGGCGATCGCCGATGGAGCGTCCGGCTATCTGATATCATCGGATGATGATGTGGCTTTGGCGGCGAGGCTGAAGGGGCTGCTTTCGGACGCCGAAAAGGCCGAAAGCTTTGGACTTGAAGGCCGAAAGATCGTAACCGAAAAATTCTCCCAAGATTCCCGGCTTGCCGAGACACTGAAACTCTACGGCGATCTTTTAGACGGCCGCAAATCCTGA
- a CDS encoding alginate lyase family protein translates to MIIAGRFDLLGYKNLYVGTEVDWHLEPVSGFRSPAKHWKEFDELDSSETGDKKIVWELNRHQHFFTLGVAYLLTGDERFAETFVRHLESWIEQNPPGIGINWSSSLEVSFRAMSWIWAFHFFRHSEAFTPEIFKMALKMLHLHGRHIEKYLSKYYSPNTHLTGEALGLYYLGTQMPFMLRAKHWRKLGQDILLDEVTRQFHSDGVYFEQSTWYQRYSVDFYTQFAILRSLSYDSFYDRRNALMDERLGRAFEFMMHLTRPDGTTPIIGDDDGGRLLPLTDARSGDFRGTLAAGAALFGRSDLKFVAGNRRDEVFWLLGADAAADFDGLAAAEPAATSKNFAAGGYFAMRDGWTETDNFMVVDCGEVGAIAGGHGHADALSIDTAIHGRTLLVDPGTYSYHASREMRDLFRSTPAHNTITIDNRSSSEPDNIFNWRSRAEANQTACVTDARFDFFEGKVDGYSSLSGGATQTRSILFLKNDYWIIRDLVRTAGEHEHALNFHYAVDSKIATDIEGDFTGDDRHRIFSFGDGGSWHQNESWVSNEYGNKVNAPLLRFTIKGRGTQEFFTFLMPAETGHLKPEVFEMPITGGRAFVIKYRGYTDVFVAGDGETLRTELFDTNFRFSWARLALGESVPEEYVLVGGNRFAVDGHELFEGDEIHGSAAIRRFGSDLCVRSDGEFATLTLD, encoded by the coding sequence TTGATAATCGCCGGCCGGTTCGATCTGCTCGGTTACAAAAACCTCTATGTCGGAACTGAGGTCGATTGGCACCTCGAACCGGTTTCGGGTTTTCGCTCGCCTGCGAAGCACTGGAAGGAGTTCGACGAACTCGACAGCAGCGAGACCGGCGACAAGAAGATCGTCTGGGAGCTCAATAGGCACCAGCATTTTTTTACTCTCGGCGTCGCGTATTTGCTGACGGGTGATGAGCGGTTTGCGGAGACGTTTGTCCGTCATCTCGAATCTTGGATCGAGCAGAATCCGCCCGGGATCGGCATCAACTGGTCGAGCAGTCTCGAGGTTTCGTTCCGGGCGATGTCATGGATCTGGGCTTTTCATTTCTTTCGTCATTCGGAGGCGTTTACGCCCGAGATCTTCAAAATGGCGCTCAAGATGCTGCATCTCCATGGTCGCCATATCGAAAAATACCTGTCGAAATATTACAGCCCGAATACGCACCTTACAGGCGAGGCACTCGGCCTATATTATCTCGGCACGCAAATGCCGTTCATGTTGCGGGCGAAGCATTGGCGAAAGCTCGGCCAGGATATTTTGCTTGACGAGGTGACGCGTCAGTTTCACAGCGACGGCGTGTATTTTGAGCAGAGCACATGGTACCAACGTTATAGTGTCGATTTCTATACGCAGTTCGCAATACTCCGATCGCTGTCCTATGACAGTTTTTATGACCGGCGAAATGCATTGATGGACGAGAGGTTGGGCAGGGCTTTCGAATTCATGATGCATTTGACGCGGCCGGACGGCACGACCCCGATCATCGGCGACGATGACGGCGGACGGTTGCTGCCGCTGACGGATGCAAGGTCAGGTGACTTTCGCGGAACGCTTGCTGCGGGTGCTGCATTGTTCGGCCGAAGCGATCTGAAATTCGTTGCAGGGAACCGCAGAGATGAAGTTTTCTGGCTGCTCGGAGCCGACGCAGCCGCAGACTTCGACGGTCTCGCGGCAGCCGAGCCTGCTGCGACAAGTAAGAACTTTGCTGCCGGCGGCTATTTTGCAATGCGTGACGGCTGGACAGAAACAGACAATTTCATGGTCGTCGACTGCGGCGAGGTCGGTGCGATCGCGGGAGGCCACGGCCATGCCGATGCATTATCGATCGATACGGCGATCCACGGACGTACTCTGCTGGTCGATCCGGGAACGTATTCGTATCACGCTTCGAGGGAGATGCGCGATCTGTTTCGTTCGACGCCGGCACACAATACGATCACGATCGACAATCGCTCGTCGTCCGAGCCGGACAATATTTTCAACTGGAGATCTCGAGCCGAGGCAAATCAGACAGCATGTGTTACGGATGCCCGGTTCGACTTTTTCGAAGGCAAGGTAGACGGGTACAGCAGTTTGTCCGGCGGTGCAACCCAGACCCGGAGCATCTTGTTCCTCAAGAACGATTACTGGATCATTCGCGACCTCGTGCGGACGGCCGGAGAACATGAGCACGCGTTGAATTTTCACTACGCAGTCGACAGTAAGATCGCGACCGATATCGAAGGCGATTTTACCGGCGACGACCGTCACCGTATTTTTTCGTTTGGCGACGGTGGAAGCTGGCATCAGAATGAAAGTTGGGTCTCGAACGAATACGGCAACAAGGTCAATGCTCCGCTGCTAAGATTCACGATAAAGGGCCGCGGGACGCAGGAGTTTTTTACGTTTCTGATGCCCGCCGAGACGGGACACCTCAAACCAGAGGTATTCGAGATGCCGATAACAGGCGGACGGGCGTTCGTCATAAAATACCGCGGCTACACGGACGTTTTTGTTGCGGGCGACGGCGAAACGCTCAGGACCGAGCTCTTTGATACGAACTTCCGCTTTTCGTGGGCAAGGCTCGCGTTGGGCGAATCGGTGCCGGAGGAATATGTGCTCGTCGGCGGAAACCGCTTCGCGGTCGATGGCCACGAACTATTCGAAGGCGACGAGATCCACGGATCGGCGGCAATTCGCCGGTTCGGCAGCGATCTTTGCGTACGGTCGGACGGTGAGTTCGCAACCCTGACGCTCGATTGA